A single region of the Terriglobia bacterium genome encodes:
- the ggt gene encoding gamma-glutamyltransferase produces MSSRKGTIFRIGLVLGLTLSCWNPCPFAASHAPVRGPRGMVVSSEAKASKVGLEILERGGNAVDAAVAVGFALAVTHPFAGNIGGGGFMLIRLNNGETDFVDYREMAPGKAMPNMYQDSDGNLVKDASIVGYRAVGVPGTVAGLYLALQKYGTLKWSDVIQPSIHLARDGFSVSYPFSQSLRNAAKLLAQFPESKRIFLRDGRFYEEGEIFKQPELADTLERIAAKGPREFYEGETARKMAADMAAHGGLITEKDLKEYSAKLRAPVRGTYRGYEIISAPPPSSGGTALIEILNTLEHFDLKSMGALSAAALHLEAESMRRAFADRAQFMGDADFVKVPVAGLISKEYSDTLAREINPTEATASAAVHNPNPFAYEGTETTHYSIVDQWGNAVANTYTLNAGYGSGVTVKGLGFLLNDEMDDFTSKPGTPNMFGLIQSPSNSIQPRKRPLSAMTPTVVLKDGKLFMVTGSPGGPTIINTVLQTIINVIDFGMNIQEAVDAPRIHHQWMPDELQVEPVGFSADTLTILRTEGYQLKLMVSPLWGNQFLGDAQAILVDPKTGVRMGAADPRRSGKAMGY; encoded by the coding sequence ATGAGCTCTCGCAAAGGCACTATTTTTCGAATCGGTTTGGTTCTAGGCCTCACCCTTTCTTGTTGGAACCCATGCCCATTTGCGGCGTCACATGCGCCGGTTCGGGGCCCCCGGGGAATGGTTGTCAGTTCCGAGGCCAAGGCCTCGAAAGTGGGGCTTGAAATCTTGGAGCGGGGCGGTAATGCCGTTGACGCGGCCGTGGCGGTCGGGTTCGCCCTGGCGGTGACCCATCCCTTTGCCGGCAACATTGGCGGTGGGGGATTCATGCTCATCCGGTTGAATAACGGAGAGACGGATTTCGTGGACTACCGGGAGATGGCGCCCGGCAAGGCGATGCCGAACATGTATCAGGACTCCGACGGAAATCTCGTCAAGGACGCCAGCATCGTGGGATACCGGGCAGTGGGTGTTCCTGGAACCGTGGCCGGTTTATATCTCGCCCTCCAGAAATACGGCACTCTGAAATGGTCGGACGTCATCCAGCCTTCGATCCATCTCGCCCGGGACGGGTTCAGTGTCAGCTACCCCTTCAGTCAATCCCTCCGCAATGCGGCAAAACTTCTTGCTCAATTTCCGGAATCAAAGCGGATCTTTCTGAGGGACGGAAGATTCTATGAGGAGGGAGAAATCTTCAAGCAGCCGGAACTGGCCGATACGCTGGAACGAATCGCCGCGAAGGGGCCGAGGGAATTTTACGAGGGGGAGACAGCGAGGAAGATGGCCGCGGATATGGCGGCGCACGGGGGACTTATCACCGAGAAGGATCTCAAGGAGTATTCAGCTAAACTGCGGGCTCCCGTAAGGGGAACTTACCGGGGATATGAAATCATTTCTGCGCCGCCTCCCAGCTCCGGCGGTACGGCCCTCATCGAAATTCTGAATACCCTGGAACATTTTGATCTCAAGTCGATGGGGGCCCTGTCGGCCGCTGCCCTCCACCTCGAAGCCGAGAGCATGCGCCGCGCCTTTGCGGACCGTGCGCAATTCATGGGCGACGCCGATTTTGTAAAGGTCCCGGTCGCGGGTCTCATCTCCAAAGAGTATTCCGATACCTTGGCGCGGGAAATTAATCCGACCGAAGCCACCGCGAGCGCGGCCGTCCACAATCCCAATCCCTTTGCGTACGAAGGCACCGAGACCACGCATTACTCCATTGTCGACCAGTGGGGAAATGCCGTGGCAAATACCTATACCTTGAACGCGGGTTACGGAAGCGGGGTGACGGTGAAGGGTCTCGGTTTCCTCTTAAATGATGAGATGGATGATTTCACAAGCAAGCCCGGAACCCCCAATATGTTCGGACTGATCCAGTCTCCAAGCAATTCGATTCAGCCGCGCAAGCGTCCCCTGTCGGCGATGACGCCCACTGTGGTGCTCAAAGACGGGAAGTTATTCATGGTGACAGGGAGTCCCGGAGGGCCCACCATCATTAATACGGTGCTTCAAACCATCATCAACGTCATCGATTTTGGGATGAACATTCAAGAGGCGGTGGACGCACCGCGCATTCACCATCAATGGATGCCTGATGAATTACAGGTCGAGCCCGTGGGCTTTTCGGCAGATACCTTGACCATTCTTCGCACTGAGGGGTATCAACTCAAACTCATGGTCTCCCCGTTGTGGGGCAACCAGTTCTTAGGGGACGCTCAAGCGATCCTGGTTGATCCCAAGACTGGAGTTCGAATGGGGGCCGCTGATCCCCGGCGGAGTGGCAAGGCCATGGGATATTGA